The Pseudoalteromonas translucida KMM 520 genome segment GAAGTTAACTTCACTTTTGATGATCAACGCCAGTGGTTTAATAGTATGCGCGACAAACATTGGTTTTGTCCTAGTTGGCCAACGCAGTACGGTGGTGGTGGTTTAACCGCGCAACAAAACAGCGTATTAGAAAGTGAAATGCGCCGTTTAAAGTGTCGTCCGCCACAAATTAATTTAGGTATTTGGATGTTAGGCCCTGTGCTGTTAGAGCACGGAACTGAGCTGCAAAAACAACAGTTTTTAACACCAATGACCCGCGGTGAAGTACGTTGGTGCCAAGGGTTTAGTGAGCCAAATGCCGGATCTGATTTGGCCAGTATTCGCACCAGCGCGGTTGATCAAGGCGATCATTACTTAGTTAATGGCAGTAAAATTTGGACTTCTTATGGTGACAAATCCGATTGGATGTACGCATTAGTACGCACCGATGCTAAAGCCCCTAAACACCAAGGCATAAGTTTATTACTCCTCGATATGCACAGCCAAGGTGTGCAAGCCAAACCTATTGATTTAATTAGCGGTAAATCTTCTTTTTGTGAAGTGTTTTTCGATAATGTAGCCGTGCCTAAAGAAAACCTTATAGGTGAGCTAAATGGCGGCTGGAAATTGGCTAAAGAATTGCTGCAACACGAACGCAGCGCAATGTCTAAATTTGGTGAGTTTCAATTACCCACGCACTTTGACTTAATGTCACTAATGAGCGATTACATGCCTGCGCCGCACAGCGCTAGTGAAGCCGCGCTTGTAAATAAGGCGGTTGCAGCCAATATGGAAGAGCAGGCATATAACTTAACGGTGCAACGCTTAGGTGCAGAAATGCAAGCGGGGCAAAGCTGTTTTGGTTTAATGTCGATTATGAAGTTAGTGCATACCGAACAAGAAAAAATTAAATTTGAATTATTACTCGATGCGATGGGTTACCGCGGTTTAGGTTGGGAAGATGATAGCTTTAGCGAGCAAGAGCAAGCCATTACTCGCGCTTGGCTAAATAGTTTTTCGCAAACCATAGCTGGCGGATCCTCAGAAGTTCAGCTGAACGTGATAGCAAAGCGTGTATTGCAATTACCTGAAAATAAAGGAGTAAGCTGATGAGTATGGTATATAGCGAAGACGATCGCATGTTGGCAGATACCGCCGAAGAGTTTTTAAGTGCGCAAAGCCCTGTCGCAGCGCAGCGCGCATTACGCGATAAGCCAACCGCAGTTAATTTTGATGAAAAAATTTGGCAACAAATGCTGGAACTTGGTTGGGGAGCAATTACTTTTTCCGAAGATCTGGGTGGCCTAGATTTTGGTTATAAAGGAATGGGCGCAATATTTGAAGCTATGGGTAAACACCTGAGTGCTTCGCCAATGTTATCGTCAGTAACCCTGTGTGGTTCGTTATTACAACAACTTGCCAACGCAGAGCAACAAACTTGGTTAACCGCAATAATAAGTGGTGAAAAACGCCTAGCCTTAGCGGTTGACGAACACGCAAGACACGATCCCGACAGCATGCAAACAACGGCAACAACAGTGGTAGATGGCTTTGTGTTAAATGGTAAAAAAACCATGGTTATTGATGGTGTCAGCCCCGATGGTTGGATAGTTGCGGCGCAGCATAACGCTGGCTGTAGTGTGTTTATTGTGCCATTTAGTGAGCAAGTAAAGGTTAAGCGCCTTAACCTTATCGATGCGCGCAATTACGCCGAGCTTACTTTTAATGACTTAAAACTACCCGCAGAAGCCTTATTAGGCGACGCTGGCAATAGCTTAAAAGCACTGCAACAAGCACTCGATTTAGGTCGTTTATGTTTAAGTGCTGAAATGCTTGGTGCTATTAAAGCGCTGTTTGATACGACCATAGAATATTTAAAGGTACGTGAACAATTTGGTGTGAAAATTGGTACTTTTCAGGCATTACAACATCGTGCAGCACGCTGTTATGTAGAGTTAGAATTAGCTCAATCTTGTGTTATAGCCGCACTTTCGGATGCTGATAAGGCTGACGCAAACTTAGCCTCAAGCGCTAGTTTAGCTAAATGGAAACTCTCAAAAGTAGCCGACTTAATCAGCGGTGAAGCGGTGCAAATGCATGGCGGTATTGGGGTTACTGATGAGCTAGACATTGGCCTTTACCTAAAGCGTATTCGCGTAGCACAAATGTGCCTTGGTGATGCCGATTACCACCAAGCGCGGTTTGCAGCTTTAGCGCCTTAAAGCTCACCTAGAGTTAAACATAAAAAACCAGCCAGCAGTTATTCACTGTTGGCTGGTTTTTTGTTAATACGCTGAGTAACTTATGCGCTATTACTGTGCGGGTGCGCCAGGTACACCATAATAATATTGACCAGCCGTTAAGCCGCCATCTACCACCATTTCGGTGCCATTACAGTAAGATGCCTGATCCGAGACTAAAAAGTTAACCATATTGGCTACTTCTTCAGGCTGACAACCACGTTGCTGAGGAATAAATTTATAGCGTGGGTTCAACTCTTCGCTACTTAGCCCTTGTGGGTTAGTCATGGGGGTATTTACAGCGCCAGGGTGCACGCTATTTACACGTATACCAAACGGGCCTAGCTCAAGCGCAGCGGTACGAGTTAACCCTCTTACTGCATATTTACTGGCAGCATACGCACCTGTGCCATTGTTAGGTAAAATAGACGAGGCTGATGAAATATTAACGATGGCGCCACTGCCGGCTTTTTTCATGCAGGGGATCACGCTATGTAAGCCTAAAAAGGTGCCAGTAATATTAATATCGATTAATTTACGAAACTGCTGTGGCTCTGTGGTTTCGAGCGTTGCGAACAGTAAAATCCCCGCATTATTAACTAAAATATCTATTTTTTGGTATTTTTCTAAAGTTGCCGACACGATCGACTGCCATTGTAGCTCATCGGTTACATCGTG includes the following:
- a CDS encoding acyl-CoA dehydrogenase family protein, coding for MSELTEFRQQVRTWLEENCPMSLRTPTPDGELIWGGSEVNFTFDDQRQWFNSMRDKHWFCPSWPTQYGGGGLTAQQNSVLESEMRRLKCRPPQINLGIWMLGPVLLEHGTELQKQQFLTPMTRGEVRWCQGFSEPNAGSDLASIRTSAVDQGDHYLVNGSKIWTSYGDKSDWMYALVRTDAKAPKHQGISLLLLDMHSQGVQAKPIDLISGKSSFCEVFFDNVAVPKENLIGELNGGWKLAKELLQHERSAMSKFGEFQLPTHFDLMSLMSDYMPAPHSASEAALVNKAVAANMEEQAYNLTVQRLGAEMQAGQSCFGLMSIMKLVHTEQEKIKFELLLDAMGYRGLGWEDDSFSEQEQAITRAWLNSFSQTIAGGSSEVQLNVIAKRVLQLPENKGVS
- a CDS encoding acyl-CoA dehydrogenase family protein, which encodes MSMVYSEDDRMLADTAEEFLSAQSPVAAQRALRDKPTAVNFDEKIWQQMLELGWGAITFSEDLGGLDFGYKGMGAIFEAMGKHLSASPMLSSVTLCGSLLQQLANAEQQTWLTAIISGEKRLALAVDEHARHDPDSMQTTATTVVDGFVLNGKKTMVIDGVSPDGWIVAAQHNAGCSVFIVPFSEQVKVKRLNLIDARNYAELTFNDLKLPAEALLGDAGNSLKALQQALDLGRLCLSAEMLGAIKALFDTTIEYLKVREQFGVKIGTFQALQHRAARCYVELELAQSCVIAALSDADKADANLASSASLAKWKLSKVADLISGEAVQMHGGIGVTDELDIGLYLKRIRVAQMCLGDADYHQARFAALAP
- a CDS encoding SDR family NAD(P)-dependent oxidoreductase, which codes for MKNATHLINKVALVTGAARGIGRAICQALVDSGATVIATDILTEELNQMAQELGDKVTPMTHDVTDELQWQSIVSATLEKYQKIDILVNNAGILLFATLETTEPQQFRKLIDINITGTFLGLHSVIPCMKKAGSGAIVNISSASSILPNNGTGAYAASKYAVRGLTRTAALELGPFGIRVNSVHPGAVNTPMTNPQGLSSEELNPRYKFIPQQRGCQPEEVANMVNFLVSDQASYCNGTEMVVDGGLTAGQYYYGVPGAPAQ